Proteins encoded by one window of Geobacter sp. DSM 9736:
- a CDS encoding carboxypeptidase-like regulatory domain-containing protein, translating into MKRISSAVLAVAVMLTAGLTLAAGEAATGTLSGKMMISTTTPMSEGMVYIYNLANGPAPSHERYWRVPDFVERLDKEGRFSLDLPAGEYCVGAIKRHGSTQIGPPQEGDHFLIGLDDKKIPKKYRLSKGEKLDLGVMAGALPFRALPVKQGVTAVEGTVQDPSGKPVEGVFIFAFVTPTVIGKPLFVSDRSDKDGKFLLRVHEGGTYFLKVRDSYGGGPPRGGSVLDGNKEGPMQKVSLKTGEVVRGVTLKGLKFPGRGPNKE; encoded by the coding sequence ATGAAAAGGATCTCTTCAGCGGTACTAGCGGTTGCCGTCATGCTGACGGCGGGACTCACTCTTGCGGCCGGGGAAGCCGCTACCGGAACACTCTCCGGGAAGATGATGATCAGCACCACCACTCCCATGTCCGAAGGAATGGTCTACATCTACAATCTTGCCAACGGGCCGGCACCTTCCCATGAGCGGTACTGGCGTGTGCCAGATTTCGTCGAGCGGCTAGACAAGGAGGGGCGTTTTTCGCTGGATCTGCCGGCTGGTGAATACTGCGTCGGAGCCATCAAGCGGCATGGCAGCACGCAGATAGGGCCACCGCAGGAGGGTGACCACTTCCTCATCGGACTCGACGATAAAAAGATCCCGAAAAAATACCGTCTGTCGAAGGGAGAGAAGCTGGATCTCGGCGTAATGGCCGGTGCGCTTCCATTTCGGGCGTTGCCGGTCAAGCAGGGGGTGACGGCAGTGGAGGGAACGGTTCAGGACCCCTCCGGAAAGCCTGTGGAAGGAGTGTTCATTTTCGCCTTCGTCACGCCGACTGTTATCGGGAAGCCTCTCTTCGTTTCCGACCGCAGCGACAAAGATGGGAAGTTCCTGCTCCGGGTGCACGAGGGTGGCACGTACTTCCTCAAGGTCAGGGACAGTTATGGCGGGGGCCCTCCACGCGGCGGATCGGTCCTGGACGGTAACAAAGAGGGACCTATGCAGAAGGTATCCCTCAAGACGGGAGAGGTGGTCCGGGGGGTAACACTGAAGGGCCTGAAGTTTCCGGGGCGCGGACCCAACAAGGAGTAG
- a CDS encoding DNA-3-methyladenine glycosylase: MAEGKTDVTDKLPREFYLRDTMEVARDLLGKELVRVTPEGTASGIIVETEAYLGVTDRASHAFGGRLSRRTSIMFEKGGVAYVYLIYGMYWCLNLTTREEGVPECVLVRALEPVVGVDLMTSRRHATGRRSCTLTNGPGKLCRALAIDGTLYGEDLTGPTLFVRDAGVAAPVEVVTTPRIGIDYAGEAALHPWRYCLKGSPCLSRR; the protein is encoded by the coding sequence ATGGCCGAAGGAAAAACAGATGTGACTGATAAACTTCCCCGCGAGTTCTATCTCCGCGATACCATGGAGGTTGCACGTGACCTGCTCGGGAAGGAGCTTGTCCGCGTCACCCCTGAGGGGACGGCATCGGGGATAATCGTGGAGACGGAGGCCTACCTTGGAGTTACCGACCGGGCTTCACATGCCTTCGGCGGCAGGTTGAGCCGCCGCACCTCCATCATGTTCGAAAAGGGGGGCGTCGCTTATGTGTATCTCATCTACGGTATGTACTGGTGCCTGAACCTGACGACACGCGAGGAGGGAGTGCCGGAATGCGTCCTGGTCCGGGCGCTGGAGCCCGTGGTTGGGGTCGATCTGATGACTTCCCGCCGTCACGCAACGGGACGTCGCTCGTGTACCCTCACCAACGGACCGGGAAAGTTGTGTCGCGCCCTTGCCATAGACGGCACCCTTTATGGCGAAGACCTCACCGGCCCCACTCTCTTCGTGAGAGATGCGGGAGTGGCGGCTCCCGTCGAGGTGGTCACGACTCCGCGAATCGGTATAGATTACGCCGGGGAGGCTGCACTTCATCCGTGGCGCTACTGTCTCAAAGGAAGTCCCTGTCTGTCGAGGCGCTGA
- a CDS encoding right-handed parallel beta-helix repeat-containing protein encodes MIRLLFILMMFCPFTVFAGMDLTVEGRVFTEHGPLPGARVMLYTGYQDIVEGKPVATSSPADAKGVYALKAPPGDYFIVARGLHDGREYHAYHGNSPLHLEKESVWVALQAVPIPPAPAYVPGETGIEGRLLFKGEPVQDGYVALYPPGSRTFKGLGVKTVSAGGDGRFRIPVSSGRYVVIGKKMAGGKSNRPLQKGDLYCYYPHNPVEVREGETARIELSCYPKNDRDLFVTTPQVKDNELKTVAEQAASGTGIRGRVLDRSGKPVSGMMVLAYRLAAPVFQMYHVYHGTEYSAMTDAAGTFFIPIDQDGDYGLVARDVLGDGPHSGETYGLYQGNARHAVTYRKGSMVENISITVGKVMSGEPRPEPSVRKPAKIVGTRGGKPVVVRDSVIEHDTVWQGEIRVEGVVSVQRGATLTVLPGTTVRFKRIDRDHNEIGDGEIMVEGRIVARGTKDRPIVFTSAERKPKVNDWSYLQFLAADPENVIEHCRFEYAFAGVMIHYAQVRIADTVFRNNNRGVHYNTANLQVEHCTFTDNRIGIRFMRLEGEVRITDNEITRNDLGVLFVRQHVNAVDFERLNKGTQPPRFQRNNIYGNRTYNFSLGEGQDRDVEVPENWWGSPERDKVAAGIYDGTKDEELSRVFFEPFLDAPVAGAGARRK; translated from the coding sequence ATGATCAGACTACTATTCATCCTCATGATGTTCTGCCCGTTCACTGTCTTTGCCGGAATGGATCTGACGGTTGAAGGGAGGGTTTTTACGGAGCATGGTCCACTTCCGGGGGCGCGTGTGATGCTTTATACCGGGTACCAGGACATTGTTGAGGGGAAACCGGTAGCTACATCCTCGCCTGCCGATGCAAAAGGAGTTTACGCGCTGAAGGCTCCTCCCGGAGACTACTTCATCGTAGCCCGTGGCCTGCATGATGGACGCGAGTACCATGCCTACCACGGCAACAGCCCTCTGCATCTGGAGAAGGAGAGTGTCTGGGTCGCCCTTCAGGCAGTGCCGATCCCTCCCGCGCCGGCATACGTTCCGGGCGAAACCGGCATAGAGGGACGGCTGCTCTTCAAGGGTGAACCGGTGCAGGACGGATATGTGGCGCTCTATCCTCCCGGGAGCAGGACTTTCAAGGGGCTGGGGGTTAAGACGGTCTCGGCTGGGGGGGATGGCAGGTTTCGCATTCCTGTATCCTCCGGACGATATGTCGTGATCGGCAAGAAGATGGCGGGGGGAAAGAGCAACCGTCCTTTGCAGAAGGGGGATCTCTACTGCTACTACCCGCACAATCCTGTCGAAGTAAGGGAGGGTGAAACCGCCCGGATCGAGCTTTCATGCTACCCGAAGAACGACCGCGACCTGTTTGTCACTACTCCGCAGGTGAAGGATAATGAGCTGAAGACAGTGGCGGAGCAGGCTGCTTCCGGCACCGGCATCCGGGGCAGGGTCCTGGACCGGTCGGGAAAACCGGTTTCGGGGATGATGGTGCTTGCGTACCGACTGGCGGCGCCGGTGTTTCAGATGTACCACGTGTACCACGGCACCGAGTACTCTGCTATGACGGACGCCGCGGGAACGTTCTTCATTCCGATAGACCAGGACGGCGATTACGGGCTAGTGGCCCGGGATGTGCTCGGTGACGGTCCCCACAGTGGTGAGACCTATGGTCTCTATCAGGGGAACGCCCGTCACGCGGTTACCTACCGGAAGGGTAGCATGGTGGAAAATATTTCCATCACCGTGGGCAAGGTTATGTCCGGAGAACCCAGGCCGGAGCCTTCCGTGCGGAAGCCGGCAAAGATTGTAGGGACTCGTGGTGGTAAGCCGGTGGTCGTCCGTGACAGCGTCATCGAGCACGATACGGTATGGCAGGGGGAGATCCGGGTGGAGGGGGTAGTTTCGGTGCAGCGGGGCGCCACCCTCACGGTCCTTCCGGGCACGACGGTGCGGTTCAAGCGGATCGACCGGGACCATAACGAGATCGGTGACGGCGAGATCATGGTGGAGGGGCGGATCGTCGCCCGCGGGACAAAGGACCGCCCTATAGTCTTTACTTCGGCCGAGAGGAAGCCGAAGGTGAACGACTGGTCGTACCTTCAGTTTCTGGCGGCGGACCCGGAAAATGTCATCGAACACTGCCGTTTCGAGTATGCCTTTGCCGGCGTCATGATCCACTACGCCCAGGTCAGGATTGCCGATACGGTTTTCCGCAACAACAACCGCGGCGTGCACTACAACACGGCCAACTTGCAGGTGGAACACTGCACGTTTACCGACAATCGCATCGGCATACGTTTCATGCGCCTGGAAGGTGAGGTTCGGATAACGGATAACGAAATTACCCGCAACGACCTGGGGGTCCTCTTCGTGCGCCAGCACGTGAACGCCGTGGATTTCGAACGGCTCAACAAGGGGACGCAGCCCCCACGATTCCAGCGGAACAACATTTACGGCAACCGTACCTACAATTTCTCGCTGGGGGAAGGGCAGGACCGTGATGTAGAGGTTCCGGAGAACTGGTGGGGCTCGCCTGAGCGGGATAAGGTGGCAGCGGGTATATACGACGGGACCAAGGATGAAGAACTGAGCCGGGTCTTTTTTGAGCCTTTTCTTGATGCGCCGGTTGCCGGAGCAGGGGCGAGGAGAAAGTAG
- a CDS encoding DUF3618 domain-containing protein, which translates to MGENIEMTGTQINQTDRIQADIRHTEAQISQTVHTLEERLSPSNLKRQAVQKARHSLLVGAARVMEFVERKPVPTALAGAGIILLMVLKSRRHARAESRGTGKEIAGAAAKGFLSGMAKNTRKKSVRPGTTIVWRSLASALGATLSTLWYRRKHERPVTETGIVSDLPRAGAYPVGTPFLEHIPASK; encoded by the coding sequence ATGGGCGAAAACATTGAAATGACGGGAACTCAGATCAATCAGACGGACCGCATCCAGGCAGACATCAGACACACCGAGGCTCAGATCAGCCAGACGGTCCACACTCTTGAGGAGCGGCTCTCCCCGTCGAACCTCAAGAGGCAGGCCGTGCAGAAGGCGCGGCACTCCCTGCTGGTGGGCGCAGCGAGGGTAATGGAATTCGTCGAACGCAAACCCGTTCCCACAGCCCTTGCGGGTGCCGGCATCATTCTCCTGATGGTATTGAAGAGTCGCAGGCACGCACGCGCCGAATCCAGAGGGACCGGAAAAGAAATAGCCGGAGCGGCCGCAAAGGGTTTCCTCTCCGGCATGGCGAAAAACACCCGGAAAAAATCTGTCCGCCCCGGCACAACCATCGTGTGGCGGAGCCTTGCCAGCGCGCTGGGGGCTACCTTGAGCACCCTCTGGTACCGCCGCAAACATGAACGCCCCGTCACCGAGACAGGGATTGTTTCCGATCTCCCCCGAGCTGGTGCGTACCCGGTGGGAACTCCGTTTCTCGAGCATATTCCGGCATCGAAGTAG
- a CDS encoding DUF4136 domain-containing protein — protein MKRFAAKMAWVVLASLLLTSCATISLVDSWRTPTPYGKRYGRVLVTSLVPEAETRRVYDEIVAAELQRRGVEAVPAHNFFPGKARPNRQSLQKAVKQSQADALLMIQMVRVEQQTDVMPGYMSIFPDPWYDRFTPRWGYGPYHGYNYGSYYSPNYGSYGFSTYYEPPSIVHYEVATMQANLFDAASGYLVWAGTMETMEPGRVVKIAKDMGKIISESLTREGLM, from the coding sequence ATGAAAAGGTTCGCTGCAAAGATGGCGTGGGTGGTGTTGGCAAGCCTTCTCCTCACCTCCTGCGCCACCATATCCCTCGTCGACTCCTGGCGCACCCCCACTCCCTATGGAAAACGCTACGGAAGAGTCCTGGTGACGAGCCTCGTTCCAGAAGCCGAGACTCGCCGGGTCTATGACGAGATCGTCGCAGCGGAGCTTCAGCGCCGTGGGGTCGAAGCAGTCCCCGCACATAACTTCTTTCCGGGGAAAGCACGTCCCAACCGGCAATCGCTGCAGAAGGCAGTGAAACAATCCCAGGCAGACGCACTCCTCATGATCCAGATGGTCCGGGTCGAACAGCAGACAGATGTCATGCCCGGATACATGAGCATCTTCCCCGACCCCTGGTACGACCGCTTCACCCCCCGGTGGGGATACGGACCGTACCACGGCTACAACTACGGCTCCTACTACAGCCCCAATTACGGCAGTTACGGGTTCTCCACATACTACGAGCCTCCTTCCATCGTCCATTACGAAGTGGCGACCATGCAGGCGAACCTGTTCGATGCCGCAAGCGGATATCTGGTCTGGGCGGGGACTATGGAGACCATGGAGCCGGGGCGGGTTGTAAAGATAGCCAAAGATATGGGAAAAATCATCAGCGAGTCGCTGACCCGGGAGGGACTGATGTGA